In Devosia sp. XK-2, one DNA window encodes the following:
- a CDS encoding AraC family transcriptional regulator: MGHFYRLAFEEAGPHEAGKFLEIVEPHIGLFMDRHEDERMSLDYSLRVMPGAYVSSERLSGVAAVRQKAHVARDGNDDLSLLVPRGRQPIRMHLPDRPHGQDDVVVRAGGPVLLRGNEERFRAWALGSDSQVICVPRAQVAEGVSDLNHLLYGGVPQSAALHLLCSYARTLSSDIGPLDSNMLPQVKKTLTDLFILALGPTRDAAEATKNSARAAKLAWIKADIEANLAHPELSLDWLSGRHGISPRAIRDLFYAAGANFTDHVLTKRLERAHGLLSSPALRHRSITAIAYECGFGDLSWFNHAFRRRYAMTPSDLRASGLADPSA; encoded by the coding sequence GTGGGGCACTTTTATCGACTGGCATTTGAAGAAGCTGGTCCGCATGAAGCAGGAAAGTTTCTTGAGATCGTTGAACCGCATATCGGTCTTTTCATGGACCGGCACGAGGATGAGCGGATGTCGTTGGATTATTCGCTGCGTGTCATGCCGGGCGCTTATGTCAGTTCAGAACGGCTGTCGGGTGTCGCTGCCGTACGTCAGAAAGCACATGTTGCCCGGGACGGGAATGACGATCTGAGCCTGCTTGTGCCGCGTGGGCGACAACCGATCCGCATGCACTTGCCTGACCGCCCTCACGGACAGGATGACGTTGTCGTTCGCGCAGGAGGCCCAGTGCTCCTCAGGGGCAATGAGGAAAGGTTTCGCGCATGGGCGCTAGGGAGTGACAGCCAAGTCATATGCGTCCCTCGCGCACAGGTGGCAGAGGGTGTCAGCGACCTCAATCATCTCCTCTATGGCGGCGTGCCGCAGTCTGCTGCGCTCCACCTCCTTTGCAGCTATGCAAGGACACTTTCCAGCGATATCGGGCCACTCGACAGCAACATGCTTCCCCAGGTCAAGAAGACGCTGACCGATCTCTTCATTCTGGCGCTCGGCCCGACCCGAGATGCCGCGGAGGCGACAAAGAACAGCGCGCGGGCGGCAAAGCTTGCCTGGATCAAGGCGGACATCGAGGCCAATCTTGCGCATCCGGAATTGAGCCTGGACTGGCTTTCCGGCAGGCACGGCATTTCACCGCGAGCGATCCGCGACCTGTTTTACGCAGCGGGCGCGAACTTTACAGATCATGTGCTCACCAAAAGACTGGAGCGAGCCCATGGGTTGCTGTCCAGCCCTGCTCTGCGCCATCGCAGCATTACGGCAATCGCCTATGAATGCGGTTTTGGCGATCTGTCATGGTTCAATCATGCATTTCGCCGTCGCTATGCGATGACCCCGTCGGATTTACGCGCTTCAGGACTTGCAGACCCTTCCGCCTGA
- a CDS encoding MFS transporter, protein MNALFGDLPVSPATWRETLKAMPYLPVALVAVAGHMMLFGMLTPVMAIYAQSFAVPDWQIGLMITVFAAGRLVADLPAGHFASRVGIRPLLGIGLLLCSMGAVMGAVAPGYTVLLVGRIMQGVGSGLFMTSAMIYLAQNSSRRTRGKVMSMFQGATLTGGAFGPSVGGLAANLFGLSGPFWVAAIIGLLSGVLPLMLFRDSKVHLDEPHHAGSHSMLGLLLILPFLCVLLANFGFFLTRTAGQWQLVPLLADQRYAIGPDQLGLAMSLSAVANLMSLPLAAYIVDRMPRAAIICFSLVATAAALTGIALAQSPAMLFAGMIAIGLATGIGGPAIGALAVDVVPARQQGAAMGLLRFGGDFGYLIGPLAIGAVVDFASIGYDGGLFINALLLAAFGAVFLLGGRHLLTTRPHEHSSSHQLGRPMTMTERIWDKYLSEEDKAVFASSGFGSLADWGKRPALLIIDVNYAFCDEKPTPILESIKKWRTSCGEYAWEAMPVLQKLIETCRGKGVPIIYTTGTQRPDKWDAGSWAWKSSRRKEEAFTAAPLLTSDGQDGNEIIADIAPGPRDIVIRKQKPSGFAGTPLVSYLQLLGCDSVIVTGTTTSGCVRATVLDAFSLNYRVTVVEDGCFDRAQANHAINLCDMHAKYANVMPSGEVIEHLNSLSQGMYDLPSGAGMERVAAAE, encoded by the coding sequence ATGAACGCGCTCTTCGGCGACTTGCCGGTTTCCCCAGCCACATGGCGAGAGACACTCAAGGCCATGCCCTACCTGCCCGTTGCGTTGGTGGCTGTAGCCGGGCACATGATGCTGTTCGGCATGCTGACGCCGGTCATGGCCATCTATGCGCAGAGCTTTGCCGTGCCCGATTGGCAGATCGGGCTGATGATCACGGTCTTTGCCGCAGGCCGGCTGGTGGCGGACCTGCCCGCCGGGCACTTCGCCTCGCGTGTTGGCATCCGGCCCTTGCTCGGCATCGGCCTGCTGCTGTGCTCGATGGGGGCCGTCATGGGCGCGGTTGCGCCGGGCTACACAGTCCTTCTGGTCGGACGCATCATGCAGGGCGTGGGATCGGGCCTCTTCATGACGTCCGCAATGATCTACCTGGCGCAGAACAGCAGTCGGCGCACGCGCGGCAAGGTCATGTCGATGTTCCAGGGAGCCACCCTGACGGGTGGCGCCTTCGGGCCCAGCGTGGGCGGACTGGCCGCCAACCTGTTCGGTCTTTCCGGGCCATTCTGGGTCGCCGCGATAATCGGCCTGCTCTCGGGCGTGTTGCCCCTCATGCTGTTCAGGGACTCCAAGGTGCATCTGGACGAACCCCACCATGCGGGCTCGCACAGCATGCTGGGCCTACTGCTGATCCTGCCCTTCCTCTGCGTCCTTCTAGCCAATTTCGGCTTCTTCCTGACCCGCACGGCAGGACAGTGGCAGTTGGTCCCGCTGCTGGCTGACCAACGCTACGCCATTGGACCTGATCAATTGGGTCTTGCCATGTCGCTCTCGGCCGTCGCCAACCTGATGTCCTTGCCGTTGGCCGCCTATATCGTCGACCGGATGCCACGCGCCGCCATCATCTGCTTCTCGCTGGTCGCCACCGCGGCAGCCCTGACCGGCATCGCCTTGGCCCAGAGCCCTGCCATGCTATTCGCCGGCATGATTGCCATCGGCCTGGCGACCGGCATCGGCGGGCCGGCTATTGGCGCTCTTGCTGTGGATGTCGTGCCGGCCCGCCAGCAAGGCGCCGCCATGGGCCTGCTCCGGTTCGGCGGAGACTTCGGCTACCTCATCGGCCCACTGGCCATCGGCGCGGTCGTTGACTTCGCCAGCATCGGCTACGACGGCGGCCTATTCATCAACGCCCTGCTTCTCGCCGCTTTCGGTGCCGTCTTCCTTCTCGGCGGGCGGCACCTACTGACGACCAGACCACACGAGCATTCATCTTCACACCAACTTGGGAGACCTATGACCATGACGGAACGCATCTGGGACAAGTATCTGAGCGAGGAAGACAAGGCGGTCTTCGCCTCGTCCGGTTTCGGGTCACTGGCAGACTGGGGCAAACGCCCGGCGCTGCTCATCATCGACGTCAACTATGCCTTCTGTGATGAGAAACCCACGCCCATCCTCGAGAGCATCAAGAAGTGGCGCACTTCCTGCGGCGAATATGCGTGGGAAGCCATGCCGGTGCTGCAAAAGCTCATCGAGACCTGCCGGGGCAAGGGCGTCCCGATCATCTACACCACCGGAACCCAGCGCCCCGACAAGTGGGATGCTGGCTCTTGGGCCTGGAAAAGCTCGCGCCGCAAGGAAGAGGCTTTTACGGCCGCGCCGCTGCTCACCAGCGACGGGCAGGACGGCAATGAAATCATCGCTGATATTGCACCCGGCCCGCGCGATATCGTGATCCGCAAGCAAAAGCCCTCCGGCTTTGCCGGAACGCCGCTGGTCTCCTACCTGCAGCTCCTCGGCTGCGACAGCGTGATCGTCACCGGCACCACCACCTCCGGCTGCGTCCGGGCCACCGTGCTGGACGCCTTCTCGCTGAACTATCGCGTGACGGTGGTCGAAGATGGCTGCTTTGACCGTGCTCAGGCCAACCACGCCATCAATTTGTGCGACATGCACGCCAAATACGCCAATGTGATGCCGTCCGGCGAGGTGATCGAACACCTCAACAGCCTCAGCCAGGGCATGTATGACCTACCGTCCGGCGCCGGCATGGAGCGTGTCGCGGCGGCGGAGTAA
- a CDS encoding autotransporter domain-containing protein yields the protein MTSTALGLFVSYPAHAQQVIEGGASETVIGGGGGTQPDPWNVGDDLTIGDNGTGTLTITNGGGVVSDTGRIGYDSTGTVTVDDLGSTWDLQGNSLYVGIAGAGNLNITDGAEVQNGSGIIGDEAGSEGVVNVNGGNAAWINAGGLIVGNSGEATLNITNSGDVSNSTARIGDREGSLGHVNVDGLGSTWVSTAGLHVGDQGEGLLSISNRGVVNSNSGVIGASTDGFGHVRVDLATWTIANTLDVGNDGIGRLDISNSGTVTNGNAIVGSAATSHGIVTVEDLGTVWNNADLVVGESGIGEVNIINGGTVNGGVGSVGTIGAESDGVGIVTVSGGNWNGAIDLRVGLRGRGTLAISGAGSVNTATGSVATAPGGVGEVTVHGIGSNWTTTGSMVVGRQGDGMLTLSNGGRVMVGSGQLTLADAVPTIGTLNIGAGDAAGQVDALTVDGGSGTAIINFNHNEANYYFTNDGLVAGTNVTITGSTTVNHMGSGTTVLRGNNTYTGGTTVSNGTLRNMGLVGDVVVNGGIFGGDGTAGAVTINSDGTLAPGNSIGVMTAASATFNAGSTYEIELDDGGNLAGVNNDVLNVTGVADINGGTVHVMPENGTDDGSTYTPGTTYTIMTAAGGVNGEFDSVSDGYAFLYFTLDYDANTVFLNSELATSFCLGGMSDNQCATGDGTFSLGVGNSVFDAVAVLTNTEAPIALDQLSGEIHASAKTALLEDSRFPREAAMDRLRVALGGVGADDNAQIEDQVSESSGLWGQGFGSWSRWNSDGNAAATGRNIGGLFMGGDALVWDKARFGVLGGYSRSSFSVDDRASSGTADTYTLGVYGGGEWDAFTMTGGAAHSWHSLDTSRSVAFSGFSDSLSASYSARTLQAWGEAAYSFEAGAARFEPFANLAYVNLSTDGFTESGGAAALSAASNTLDATFTMLGLRAETDLALGDEEVTLRGMVGWRHAFGDVPTSQMSFASGGDDFAIAGVPLAQDTLVLEAGLDLNLRENSTLVFTYGGQFGSRVQDHSAKASLSVRF from the coding sequence TTGACGTCGACGGCCCTCGGTCTGTTTGTCAGTTATCCAGCGCATGCGCAGCAAGTTATCGAGGGTGGCGCGAGCGAAACCGTTATTGGCGGCGGCGGCGGGACGCAACCGGACCCTTGGAATGTTGGCGATGATCTGACGATAGGCGACAATGGTACGGGCACATTGACCATTACCAATGGCGGCGGCGTTGTTAGCGATACGGGGCGTATCGGGTATGACAGTACGGGTACGGTAACAGTCGACGATCTGGGTTCGACCTGGGATCTTCAGGGCAACTCCCTTTATGTCGGGATTGCCGGTGCTGGCAATCTGAACATTACCGATGGCGCCGAAGTTCAGAATGGCTCGGGCATCATCGGCGACGAAGCCGGCAGCGAGGGCGTTGTGAATGTGAATGGGGGCAATGCCGCCTGGATCAATGCCGGCGGACTGATTGTCGGAAACAGTGGCGAAGCCACACTGAACATTACAAACAGCGGCGACGTTAGCAACAGCACGGCTCGGATCGGCGATCGCGAGGGTAGTCTCGGGCATGTAAATGTCGATGGTCTTGGATCAACCTGGGTGAGTACGGCCGGTCTCCATGTCGGCGACCAGGGGGAAGGATTGCTGAGCATCTCCAATCGGGGCGTGGTTAACAGCAATTCAGGCGTTATCGGCGCTTCAACCGACGGCTTTGGTCACGTGAGGGTGGACTTGGCGACCTGGACCATCGCCAACACTCTCGATGTCGGCAATGATGGCATCGGCAGGCTCGACATTTCCAATTCGGGCACGGTCACCAATGGCAATGCGATTGTCGGCAGCGCTGCTACGAGCCACGGCATTGTCACTGTAGAAGACCTGGGAACGGTCTGGAACAATGCCGATCTGGTTGTCGGCGAGTCCGGCATCGGAGAGGTAAATATCATCAATGGCGGCACCGTTAATGGTGGCGTCGGCAGCGTCGGCACGATAGGCGCCGAAAGCGACGGAGTGGGCATCGTAACTGTGAGTGGTGGCAACTGGAACGGTGCCATCGATTTGCGCGTGGGCCTTCGTGGTCGCGGCACACTCGCTATTTCCGGTGCTGGCTCGGTCAACACTGCGACGGGCTCTGTCGCTACTGCGCCGGGTGGTGTCGGCGAGGTCACGGTTCATGGCATCGGTTCCAATTGGACCACCACCGGCAGCATGGTCGTGGGGAGGCAGGGCGATGGCATGCTCACCCTCTCCAATGGCGGAAGAGTCATGGTTGGCTCTGGCCAGTTGACATTGGCTGATGCTGTGCCCACCATCGGCACACTCAATATCGGCGCGGGTGACGCGGCGGGCCAGGTTGACGCCCTTACGGTGGATGGTGGTTCCGGCACGGCGATCATTAATTTCAATCACAACGAAGCCAACTATTACTTTACGAATGACGGCCTCGTGGCCGGCACCAATGTCACCATCACTGGATCGACCACGGTCAATCATATGGGGTCGGGCACAACGGTCTTGCGCGGCAATAACACCTATACGGGTGGCACCACGGTTTCCAATGGCACATTGCGCAATATGGGCCTGGTCGGCGATGTGGTGGTCAACGGTGGCATATTTGGCGGCGATGGCACCGCGGGCGCCGTCACCATCAATTCCGACGGCACATTGGCGCCAGGCAATTCCATCGGCGTCATGACTGCGGCATCCGCCACTTTCAATGCCGGCTCGACCTACGAGATCGAGCTCGACGATGGCGGTAATCTCGCAGGGGTTAACAATGATGTTCTCAACGTCACCGGCGTGGCGGACATCAATGGCGGCACCGTGCATGTCATGCCGGAAAACGGTACTGATGATGGTTCGACCTACACGCCCGGCACCACCTATACCATTATGACAGCGGCAGGTGGCGTGAACGGCGAATTCGATTCAGTGAGCGATGGGTACGCTTTCCTTTATTTCACGCTCGATTATGACGCAAACACTGTGTTTCTCAATTCGGAGCTGGCAACAAGCTTCTGCCTTGGCGGCATGAGCGACAATCAATGCGCGACGGGGGATGGCACCTTTTCGCTCGGAGTCGGCAATAGCGTTTTCGACGCCGTGGCTGTTCTCACCAATACGGAGGCCCCAATAGCCCTCGATCAGCTTTCCGGCGAAATCCATGCCTCGGCCAAGACGGCACTTCTTGAAGACAGCCGCTTTCCGCGCGAGGCGGCAATGGACCGGCTGCGTGTGGCGCTTGGCGGCGTGGGAGCTGACGACAACGCCCAGATCGAGGACCAGGTCTCCGAAAGTTCTGGGCTGTGGGGTCAGGGCTTCGGGTCCTGGAGCCGGTGGAACAGCGACGGCAATGCAGCCGCAACGGGCCGCAATATCGGCGGGCTGTTTATGGGCGGCGACGCGCTGGTCTGGGACAAGGCGCGCTTCGGTGTACTGGGCGGCTATTCCCGGTCGAGCTTCAGCGTCGACGATCGCGCATCCTCGGGCACGGCCGATACGTATACGTTGGGCGTCTATGGCGGCGGAGAATGGGACGCCTTCACCATGACGGGCGGAGCGGCCCATAGCTGGCACAGTCTCGACACCTCGCGATCAGTTGCCTTCTCCGGTTTTTCGGATAGTCTTTCTGCCTCCTACAGCGCTCGCACCCTGCAAGCCTGGGGCGAAGCGGCCTACAGCTTCGAGGCAGGTGCTGCCAGGTTCGAGCCCTTTGCCAATCTCGCTTATGTGAACCTGTCGACCGATGGCTTCACCGAAAGCGGTGGTGCGGCGGCACTCAGCGCGGCGTCCAACACCCTCGATGCGACCTTCACCATGCTCGGCCTGCGCGCCGAGACCGATTTGGCGCTTGGCGACGAGGAAGTCACACTGCGCGGCATGGTCGGCTGGCGGCACGCTTTTGGCGATGTGCCCACCTCGCAGATGAGCTTCGCCTCGGGCGGCGACGACTTCGCTATCGCGGGCGTACCCCTGGCGCAGGACACACTCGTACTAGAAGCCGGGCTCGACCTGAACCTGAGGGAGAATTCCACACTGGTCTTTACCTATGGCGGTCAGTTCGGTTCTCGCGTCCAGGACCATTCGGCCAAGGCCAGCCTCAGCGTACGGTTTTGA
- a CDS encoding invasion associated locus B family protein, whose translation MPSTRLCLASVAALAISTSIASAQEAGLPGNASSLRESHGDWQVTCAVPEGVVHCAMSQTQVNGESRQRVVSIELANGGDTIAVNGALVLPFGLDLASGVALRLDEASTGAAQPFRTCLPVGCVVDVAFEANTVASIRAGSRLDVIATTDRGQEMIFTISLSGFSSAHDRVSELLR comes from the coding sequence ATGCCCAGCACAAGACTTTGCCTTGCTTCGGTTGCGGCCTTGGCTATTTCCACATCAATTGCCTCGGCTCAGGAGGCGGGCCTGCCCGGCAATGCCTCTAGTCTTCGCGAGAGCCATGGCGACTGGCAGGTCACCTGTGCGGTACCTGAAGGTGTAGTTCATTGCGCGATGTCACAGACACAGGTGAACGGTGAGTCCCGCCAGCGGGTTGTCAGCATTGAACTCGCCAATGGCGGCGATACCATTGCGGTCAATGGCGCGCTGGTGCTGCCCTTCGGCCTCGATCTTGCTAGCGGTGTTGCCTTGCGGCTCGACGAAGCAAGCACTGGCGCTGCCCAGCCTTTCCGCACCTGCCTGCCAGTGGGCTGCGTCGTCGATGTCGCGTTCGAAGCCAACACGGTCGCCTCGATCAGGGCCGGTAGTCGGCTCGACGTCATAGCCACCACCGATCGCGGCCAAGAGATGATCTTCACGATCTCGCTTTCGGGTTTTTCTAGCGCTCATGATCGTGTGAGTGAACTCCTCCGATAG